One Streptomyces sp. RPA4-2 genomic window carries:
- a CDS encoding carbohydrate ABC transporter permease: MAPPRSFLWSRRIFLTLLTGFVLVPVYVMVSSSLKPLADVSGKFRWVPSGLTIRPYIDIWSTVPLARYFVNSLIVAGAATVCSVVIAVFAAYAVSRYEFRGKRTFTVTVLSTQMFPGILFLLPLFLIYVNIGDATGIALFGSRGGLILTYLTFSLPFSIWMLIGYFDSVPRDLDEAALVDGCGPLGALFRVVVPAAIPGIVAVAVYAFMTAWGEVLFASVMTNDTTRTLAVGLQGYSTLNNVYWNQIMAASLVVSVPVVAGFLLLQRYLVAGLTAGAVK, from the coding sequence ATGGCGCCGCCGCGCTCCTTCCTGTGGTCCCGGCGGATCTTCCTGACGCTGCTCACGGGCTTCGTCCTGGTGCCGGTCTACGTGATGGTCTCCAGCTCCCTGAAGCCGCTCGCGGACGTCTCGGGCAAGTTCCGCTGGGTGCCGAGCGGTCTGACCATCCGCCCGTACATCGACATCTGGTCGACGGTCCCGCTGGCGAGGTACTTCGTCAACTCGCTGATCGTGGCCGGCGCGGCGACGGTCTGCTCGGTGGTGATCGCGGTCTTCGCGGCGTACGCCGTCAGCCGTTACGAGTTCCGGGGCAAGCGGACCTTCACGGTCACCGTGCTGTCCACGCAGATGTTCCCCGGCATCCTCTTCCTGCTCCCGCTGTTCCTCATCTACGTCAACATCGGCGACGCGACGGGCATCGCCCTGTTCGGCTCCCGCGGCGGGCTGATCCTGACGTACCTCACCTTCTCGCTGCCGTTCTCGATCTGGATGCTGATCGGGTACTTCGACTCGGTGCCGCGTGATCTGGACGAGGCGGCGCTGGTGGACGGCTGCGGTCCGCTGGGCGCGCTGTTCCGGGTCGTCGTGCCGGCCGCGATCCCCGGCATCGTCGCGGTCGCCGTCTACGCCTTCATGACCGCCTGGGGCGAGGTGCTGTTCGCGTCGGTGATGACCAACGACACCACGCGCACACTCGCCGTCGGGCTCCAGGGCTACTCCACGCTCAACAACGTGTACTGGAACCAGATCATGGCCGCGTCGCTCGTGGTCAGCGTCCCGGTGGTCGCCGGGTTCCTGCTGCTCCAGCGCTATCTCGTCGCCGGGCTGACGGCCGGAGCCGTCAAGTGA
- a CDS encoding HAMP domain-containing sensor histidine kinase — MSGPRVARARKTVRKRDAVRNREVVGDREVVRNHEAVAAGEGRGPVRFLRAVLAKTPLPLRGLRPRLVVAFALVAVVSALSTGALAFREARTGVLQQSQDSVIRQFRTSVDAVAVYTPLPPRRSDLETAVNQVLRANQSQGWQVMATYGSLRAFTPGDISDKLSPELRRSVGTHRAAVFQRVNADGHPYLVVGMPVTYDTSEEKEPRLSGFAMYLVVPQNTEQAYVQAMVGGIERATLVALCLAVVLALLAAGGVLRPVRALRRATRRMAEGHLDIRLAVNGSDELADLSRSFNDTAAALERSVAELRRLEARARRFAADVSHELRTPLAAMSAVTDVLDENAPHLDQETGDALRLVSEGTSRLSVLVEDLMEISRFDAGAVRLNLDEVDLAESVRRTLVARGWQGRVETRLPRPGTLRTRVDPRRLDVVMANLVGNALRHGAPPVRLTMTVREERADVSWAVIEVTDSGPGIAEEAMPHIFERFYKASTARTRSESSGLGLAITAENVYLHGGRVSAANRPEGGSVFTVELPLRRESPDTDETTEGAR; from the coding sequence ATGAGCGGCCCGAGAGTCGCGCGGGCACGAAAGACCGTACGCAAACGCGATGCCGTACGGAATCGCGAGGTGGTGGGGGATCGCGAGGTGGTACGGAATCACGAGGCCGTCGCGGCCGGGGAGGGCCGCGGGCCGGTGCGGTTCCTCCGGGCGGTCCTGGCGAAGACCCCGCTTCCGCTGCGGGGCCTGCGCCCCCGCCTGGTGGTGGCCTTCGCCCTGGTGGCCGTGGTCAGTGCCCTGAGCACCGGAGCCCTCGCCTTCCGGGAGGCGCGCACCGGGGTGTTGCAGCAGAGCCAGGACTCCGTCATCCGGCAGTTCCGGACCAGCGTCGACGCCGTGGCCGTCTACACTCCGCTGCCGCCGCGCCGGTCGGACCTGGAGACGGCGGTGAACCAGGTGCTCCGCGCCAACCAGTCACAAGGCTGGCAGGTCATGGCCACCTACGGCAGCCTCCGCGCCTTCACGCCGGGTGACATCTCCGACAAGCTGAGCCCGGAACTGCGCCGGTCCGTGGGAACCCACCGCGCCGCGGTGTTCCAGCGGGTGAACGCCGACGGGCATCCCTATCTCGTCGTCGGAATGCCGGTCACGTACGACACCAGCGAGGAGAAGGAGCCCAGGCTCTCGGGGTTCGCGATGTACCTGGTGGTGCCGCAGAACACCGAACAGGCCTACGTCCAGGCGATGGTCGGCGGCATCGAGCGCGCCACGCTGGTGGCACTGTGCCTCGCCGTCGTCCTGGCGCTGCTGGCCGCGGGCGGTGTGCTCCGTCCCGTGCGCGCGTTGCGCCGGGCGACGCGTCGGATGGCGGAGGGGCACCTCGACATCCGGCTGGCCGTCAACGGATCCGACGAACTGGCCGACCTCTCACGGTCCTTCAACGACACGGCGGCCGCACTGGAGCGGTCGGTCGCGGAGTTGCGCCGCCTGGAGGCCCGGGCTCGCCGTTTCGCCGCGGACGTCTCCCACGAACTGCGGACGCCGCTGGCGGCGATGTCGGCGGTCACCGACGTACTGGACGAGAACGCGCCGCACCTGGACCAGGAGACCGGCGACGCGCTGCGGCTCGTCAGCGAGGGAACCAGTCGGCTGAGCGTGCTGGTGGAAGACCTGATGGAGATCTCCCGCTTCGACGCGGGTGCCGTTCGGCTCAACCTGGACGAGGTCGACCTGGCCGAGTCCGTCCGGCGCACCCTCGTCGCTCGGGGGTGGCAGGGCCGGGTGGAGACCCGTCTGCCCCGGCCCGGCACACTCAGGACGCGCGTGGATCCGCGCCGGCTCGACGTGGTGATGGCCAACCTGGTCGGCAACGCGCTGCGGCACGGGGCGCCGCCTGTGCGGTTGACCATGACGGTGAGGGAGGAGCGGGCGGACGTGTCCTGGGCCGTGATCGAGGTGACCGACAGCGGACCGGGGATCGCCGAGGAAGCCATGCCGCACATCTTCGAACGCTTCTACAAGGCGAGCACCGCGCGCACCAGGAGTGAGAGCAGCGGTCTTGGCCTGGCCATCACGGCGGAGAACGTGTACCTGCACGGAGGGCGCGTGAGTGCGGCGAACCGGCCGGAGGGCGGATCGGTGTTCACGGTCGAACTCCCCCTGCGCCGTGAGTCCCCGGACACCGACGAGACCACCGAGGGTGCCCGGTGA
- a CDS encoding PLP-dependent aminotransferase family protein: MRPSSYKAVVDEFAASIRSGRLPAGTRLPTHRALARERRVALATATRVYAELAAMGLVVGEPGRGTFVRVRSGYDGLEPSRSLPVPRVADLSFNQPLGEDQSDRLRRALRALSVSGGAEALLRQDPPGGRPHERAVVATYLLGRGIDTAPANVLLTSGTQQGLDCVLRSLTRPGDVLAVDALSYPGVRLLASAHGLDLAPTPVTATGPDLDALDRLCRTRPVRAIYAMPTLHNPLGWVLDQERRDRLVALARAHDCLIIEDGTYAFLDPSPPPPLQALSPERTCYVAGLSKNAAPGLRFGFAVLPGRHVETVIRSLRLAAWGAPGLITALATGWLADGTVAGWEEDRRRDAAARQNIARAALAGMPFTAHPVSYMVWLGLEPHQRPDHVAAQLARAGILVSTADAFATGPCRPRALRLALATPPRNELGTVLRNLRDVLDAIPP; this comes from the coding sequence ATGCGGCCGTCCTCCTACAAGGCCGTCGTCGACGAGTTCGCGGCGTCGATCAGGTCCGGCAGGCTCCCCGCGGGCACCCGCCTGCCGACGCACCGCGCTCTCGCGCGCGAACGACGGGTCGCGCTGGCCACGGCCACCCGGGTCTACGCCGAACTCGCCGCCATGGGCCTGGTGGTGGGGGAACCGGGACGCGGGACGTTCGTACGGGTGCGATCGGGCTACGACGGCCTCGAGCCCTCCCGGTCCCTGCCGGTGCCGAGGGTCGCGGACCTGTCGTTCAACCAGCCGCTGGGCGAGGACCAGTCCGACCGGCTGCGCCGGGCCCTGCGTGCCCTCTCCGTCTCGGGCGGGGCCGAGGCGCTGCTCCGGCAGGACCCGCCGGGCGGCCGCCCGCACGAGCGGGCGGTCGTGGCCACCTACCTGCTGGGGCGGGGGATCGACACGGCGCCGGCGAACGTCCTGCTGACGAGTGGCACGCAGCAGGGTCTCGACTGCGTGCTGCGTTCTCTCACCAGGCCCGGTGACGTCCTCGCGGTCGACGCGCTCAGCTACCCCGGCGTCAGACTGCTCGCCTCGGCCCACGGACTCGACCTGGCCCCGACCCCGGTCACGGCGACCGGGCCCGACCTCGACGCGCTCGACCGCCTCTGCCGCACACGCCCCGTCCGCGCGATCTACGCGATGCCCACCCTGCACAACCCGCTCGGCTGGGTCCTCGACCAGGAACGGCGTGACCGTCTTGTCGCCCTCGCCCGCGCACACGACTGCCTGATCATCGAGGACGGCACCTACGCCTTCCTCGACCCGTCACCGCCGCCTCCCCTTCAGGCACTCTCCCCCGAACGCACCTGCTACGTGGCCGGACTGTCCAAGAACGCGGCTCCCGGACTGCGGTTCGGTTTCGCCGTCCTGCCGGGCCGCCACGTGGAGACCGTCATCAGGAGCCTTCGTCTGGCGGCCTGGGGCGCTCCTGGGCTGATCACCGCGCTCGCCACGGGCTGGCTCGCCGACGGCACGGTCGCCGGCTGGGAGGAGGACCGCCGCCGCGACGCCGCCGCCCGGCAGAACATCGCCCGCGCCGCGCTGGCGGGGATGCCCTTCACGGCGCATCCGGTCTCGTACATGGTCTGGCTCGGTCTCGAGCCGCACCAGCGCCCGGATCACGTCGCGGCTCAACTCGCCCGGGCAGGAATCCTCGTGTCCACCGCGGACGCCTTCGCCACGGGCCCCTGTCGCCCCCGGGCGCTGCGGCTGGCACTCGCCACGCCGCCCCGGAACGAGCTCGGGACGGTGTTGCGGAACCTGCGGGACGTATTGGACGCGATCCCTCCGTGA
- a CDS encoding response regulator transcription factor: MPRVLLVEDDPDVRKAVQLALRHQGHDVFAAATGEEGLERLRPFRPDVVVLDLMLPGISGLDVCRRIRDRDQVPIIMVTAKGDDIDVVVGLEAGADDYVVKPVQARVLDARIRAVLRRQDASVSVAVRPRAEAHGELVIDRAGLLVSHRGERVALAPSELRLLLTLSASPGQVFSRQQLLEAVWEHSYHGDIRLVDACVKRLRGKLGELGGDPRYIQTVRGFGYRFGSS; the protein is encoded by the coding sequence GTGCCACGAGTCCTACTTGTCGAAGACGACCCAGATGTCCGTAAGGCCGTTCAGCTGGCGCTGCGACATCAGGGGCACGACGTCTTCGCCGCCGCAACGGGTGAAGAGGGACTGGAACGACTCCGGCCCTTCCGTCCGGACGTCGTCGTTCTCGACCTCATGCTGCCCGGCATCTCCGGCCTCGACGTGTGCCGCCGGATCAGGGACCGCGACCAGGTGCCGATCATCATGGTGACCGCCAAGGGCGACGACATCGACGTGGTCGTGGGGCTGGAGGCCGGCGCGGACGACTATGTGGTCAAGCCCGTGCAGGCCCGGGTCCTCGACGCGCGCATACGGGCCGTACTGCGCAGGCAGGACGCGTCGGTGTCCGTCGCCGTCCGCCCCCGGGCGGAGGCGCACGGCGAGCTGGTCATCGACCGGGCCGGACTCCTCGTGTCACATCGGGGGGAACGCGTCGCGCTCGCTCCCTCCGAGCTTCGGCTGCTGCTGACCCTGTCGGCCTCGCCCGGCCAGGTGTTCAGCCGCCAGCAACTGCTGGAAGCGGTCTGGGAACACAGCTACCACGGCGACATACGACTGGTGGACGCCTGCGTGAAGCGACTGCGCGGAAAACTCGGTGAGCTGGGCGGCGATCCCCGGTACATCCAGACCGTACGTGGCTTCGGCTACCGCTTCGGTTCCTCATGA
- a CDS encoding helix-turn-helix transcriptional regulator produces the protein MDNRDAVSAFLRSRRDRITPEQAGLPTYGQRRVPGLRRGEIAALAGVSVEYYTRLERGSLGGVSEGVLDALAHALRLDDTERMYLYDLARAAGPASGARGRQRAGRPTVRPSVARIIEAMPELPAYVMNNRLDTLAANPIGRALYSEMYADPACGGNVARFAFLSPAARRFYTDWERMARFAVGALRVEAGRKPYDRELTNLIGELSTRSDTFRVLWASHDVHVFRDSTKRLNHPLVGDLELDQETMSLPDESGLSVVVYSPPPGAPAEDGLKLLATWSATTGQEQGAHSTVVSPRGEEHG, from the coding sequence ATGGACAACCGGGACGCAGTCAGCGCATTCCTCCGCTCCCGGCGCGACAGGATCACCCCCGAGCAGGCGGGTCTGCCGACGTACGGTCAGCGGCGGGTGCCCGGACTGCGCAGGGGCGAGATCGCCGCGCTCGCCGGGGTGAGCGTCGAGTACTACACGCGCCTGGAGCGCGGCAGCCTCGGAGGGGTCTCCGAGGGCGTGCTGGACGCACTCGCCCATGCCCTGCGGCTCGACGACACTGAGCGCATGTACCTGTACGACCTCGCCCGCGCCGCCGGACCGGCGTCCGGGGCCCGCGGGCGGCAGCGGGCGGGCCGGCCCACGGTGCGGCCGAGCGTGGCGCGGATCATCGAGGCCATGCCGGAGCTGCCGGCGTACGTGATGAACAACCGCCTCGACACGCTGGCCGCCAACCCGATCGGCCGGGCCCTGTACTCGGAGATGTACGCCGACCCGGCCTGCGGAGGGAACGTCGCCCGGTTCGCGTTCCTCAGCCCCGCGGCCAGGCGGTTCTACACCGACTGGGAGCGCATGGCCCGCTTCGCCGTGGGCGCGCTGCGCGTCGAGGCGGGGAGGAAACCCTACGACCGGGAGCTGACGAACCTGATCGGTGAACTGTCCACCCGCAGCGACACCTTCCGCGTGCTGTGGGCCTCCCACGACGTGCATGTCTTCCGCGACAGCACCAAGCGTCTCAACCATCCGCTCGTCGGTGACCTGGAACTCGATCAGGAGACCATGAGTCTGCCGGACGAGAGCGGTCTGAGCGTCGTCGTCTACAGCCCGCCGCCCGGGGCCCCCGCCGAGGACGGCCTGAAGCTGCTCGCCACCTGGTCCGCCACGACCGGACAGGAGCAGGGCGCGCACTCCACGGTCGTCTCGCCGCGAGGGGAAGAGCACGGGTGA
- a CDS encoding sugar ABC transporter permease, with product MTTTTAASADPGERTVRKDSPGAARGPRRTGRIRRIGLPYLLLLPALLLELLVHLVPMVIGIVMSFKELTQFYIRDWGTAPWSGLDNYKVSVDFSAPVGKALLHSFMVTVGFTLLSVGLCWLIGTAAAIYMQDTFRGRGLLRALFLVPYALPVYAAVITWVFMFQHDNGLVNHVLHDQLHLTDKPSFWLIGDNSFYALLVVSVWKGWPFAFLIVMAGLQNIPGELYEAAALDGAGLWQQLRRITLPSLRAVNQVLILVLFLWTFNDFNTPFVLFGRTAPESADLISVHIYQASFVTWNFGTGSAMSVLLLLFLLVVTGAYLLLTSRGRKTADV from the coding sequence ATGACCACCACGACCGCCGCCTCCGCCGACCCCGGCGAGCGGACGGTGCGCAAGGACTCCCCCGGTGCGGCGCGCGGCCCGCGCCGCACCGGGCGGATCCGCCGCATCGGACTGCCCTACCTGCTGCTCCTGCCCGCGCTGCTCCTCGAACTCCTCGTCCATCTGGTGCCGATGGTGATCGGCATCGTGATGAGCTTCAAGGAGCTCACCCAGTTCTACATCCGTGACTGGGGCACCGCGCCCTGGTCCGGCCTCGACAACTACAAGGTCTCGGTGGACTTCAGCGCGCCCGTCGGCAAGGCGCTGCTCCACTCGTTCATGGTCACGGTCGGCTTCACCCTGCTCTCGGTCGGCCTGTGCTGGCTGATCGGCACCGCGGCCGCGATCTACATGCAGGACACCTTCCGCGGGCGCGGCCTGCTGCGCGCGCTGTTCCTCGTCCCGTACGCCCTTCCGGTGTACGCGGCGGTCATCACCTGGGTGTTCATGTTCCAGCACGACAACGGCCTGGTGAACCACGTGCTGCACGACCAGCTGCACCTCACCGACAAGCCGTCCTTCTGGCTCATCGGCGACAACAGCTTCTACGCGCTGCTCGTCGTCTCCGTGTGGAAGGGCTGGCCGTTCGCCTTCCTGATCGTCATGGCCGGCCTGCAGAACATCCCGGGCGAGCTGTACGAGGCGGCCGCCCTCGACGGCGCGGGCCTGTGGCAGCAACTGCGCCGTATCACCCTGCCGTCGCTGCGCGCGGTCAACCAGGTCCTGATCCTGGTGCTGTTCCTGTGGACGTTCAACGACTTCAACACACCGTTCGTCCTGTTCGGCAGGACGGCCCCGGAGTCCGCGGACCTCATCTCGGTCCACATCTACCAGGCGTCCTTCGTCACCTGGAACTTCGGCACCGGGTCCGCCATGTCGGTCCTGCTGCTGCTCTTCCTGCTCGTGGTGACCGGCGCCTACCTGCTGCTGACCTCCCGGGGAAGGAAGACCGCCGATGTCTAG
- a CDS encoding nuclear transport factor 2 family protein: MSHESETVPASRADVVRGLYDALSKGDVPGVLARLAPEVIVDEPDQLPYGGVHQGREVFVRSVLGAMTGHADVAITAAEVFEGPTGVVGTLTGTLTAHTTGEEFPLTMVEIHQVEDGTVRKIDVYTKNPHELAAFYARAEAGTR; this comes from the coding sequence ATGAGCCACGAGAGCGAGACGGTCCCGGCGAGCCGCGCGGACGTCGTGCGGGGGCTGTACGACGCGCTGAGCAAGGGTGACGTGCCGGGTGTCCTGGCCAGGCTCGCCCCCGAGGTGATCGTCGACGAGCCGGACCAACTCCCCTACGGCGGCGTGCACCAGGGCCGAGAGGTGTTCGTGCGGTCGGTCCTGGGCGCGATGACGGGCCACGCCGATGTCGCCATCACCGCCGCCGAGGTGTTCGAGGGCCCCACCGGCGTCGTCGGAACCCTCACCGGAACGCTCACGGCCCACACCACCGGTGAGGAGTTCCCACTGACCATGGTCGAGATCCACCAGGTCGAGGACGGCACGGTGCGCAAGATCGACGTCTACACCAAGAACCCGCACGAACTGGCCGCGTTCTACGCACGCGCCGAGGCGGGCACCCGCTGA
- a CDS encoding enoyl-CoA hydratase-related protein: protein MAVRIDQDEFVVTITIDRERKLNALDYPTIDALLASLDRVEADDSVRAVILTGAGRRAFSAGADIPSLARSVAGGPERALREIVRRGHTLTRSIEEFPKPVIVAVNGLAYGGGCEITEAAPLAIAAEHATFAKPEISLGFPPPFGGSQRLPRHVGRKRALEMILTGDPVAATRAEQTGLVNAVVPADELLDAARHLARRITRHAPTAVAACLRAVTRGVNLPIDEGLAFEAACFAATVPTEGVRIGLRRFLDRTTEVR, encoded by the coding sequence ATGGCCGTACGGATCGACCAGGACGAGTTCGTCGTCACGATCACCATCGACAGGGAACGCAAGCTCAACGCCCTCGACTACCCGACGATCGACGCGCTGCTCGCGAGCCTCGACCGGGTCGAAGCCGACGACTCCGTCCGGGCGGTCATCCTGACCGGCGCCGGGCGACGGGCGTTCAGCGCGGGCGCGGACATTCCGTCCCTGGCGAGGAGCGTCGCGGGCGGTCCCGAACGGGCGCTGCGCGAGATCGTGCGACGGGGACACACACTGACCCGGAGCATCGAGGAATTCCCCAAGCCCGTCATCGTCGCCGTCAACGGGCTCGCGTACGGGGGTGGTTGCGAGATCACGGAGGCAGCCCCGCTGGCGATCGCCGCAGAACACGCCACGTTCGCCAAACCCGAGATCTCCCTGGGTTTCCCGCCGCCCTTCGGTGGCTCGCAGCGGCTGCCGCGGCACGTCGGCCGCAAGCGTGCCCTCGAGATGATCCTGACCGGCGACCCGGTCGCCGCCACACGCGCCGAGCAGACCGGACTCGTCAACGCCGTCGTCCCGGCCGACGAACTCCTGGACGCCGCACGGCACTTGGCCCGACGGATCACCCGGCACGCACCGACGGCCGTGGCGGCCTGCCTGCGCGCGGTCACCCGCGGTGTCAACCTGCCCATCGACGAAGGACTCGCGTTCGAGGCGGCGTGCTTCGCTGCCACGGTGCCCACCGAGGGCGTACGGATCGGGCTGCGGCGGTTCCTCGACCGCACGACCGAGGTCCGCTGA
- a CDS encoding DUF3152 domain-containing protein yields the protein MHSARELASAPPTDIDGAPRRGGRPYRSSHRRGRPRRRGLGLLLGTLLAAGLLGSATFLLGSGRSDASGEASSGAPRPPSTVRVTPTPTPTPSLSPSPSPTSTKIDVPSTGTGTFVAAHATGAKVGDGARPLRYAVEVETGIDISPARAADEIADILAAPRGWTRDDAHSFQLVSAEAPHDLTVRIATPGTADALCWAGIHQDTGGEYNCETPGGVVVNLRRWVRGSPTFDGPIHDYRALIVNHEMGHFLGYTHMTCAGPGQLAPVMMQQIKGLHGCVANAWPYDRNGHFVSGPHVL from the coding sequence ATGCATTCGGCACGAGAGCTGGCATCCGCACCACCCACCGACATCGACGGCGCCCCCCGGCGCGGTGGCCGGCCGTACCGGTCCTCCCACCGCCGGGGCCGTCCGCGCCGCCGGGGCCTGGGCCTCCTCCTCGGCACGCTGCTGGCCGCCGGCCTGCTCGGCTCCGCGACGTTCCTGCTCGGCAGCGGACGGAGCGACGCGTCCGGCGAAGCGTCGAGCGGTGCGCCGCGCCCACCGAGCACGGTGCGCGTCACGCCCACGCCCACCCCGACCCCGTCACTGAGCCCGTCCCCGAGCCCGACCTCCACGAAGATCGACGTCCCCTCGACGGGAACCGGCACGTTCGTCGCCGCGCACGCCACCGGCGCGAAGGTCGGCGACGGTGCGCGTCCGCTGCGCTACGCGGTGGAGGTCGAGACCGGGATCGACATCTCGCCGGCCCGAGCGGCGGACGAGATCGCCGACATCCTTGCCGCGCCCCGAGGCTGGACCCGCGACGACGCCCACTCGTTTCAGCTGGTGAGCGCGGAGGCGCCGCACGACCTCACGGTGAGGATCGCGACACCGGGAACGGCGGACGCCCTGTGCTGGGCGGGCATCCACCAGGACACCGGAGGCGAGTACAACTGCGAGACCCCGGGCGGGGTGGTGGTGAACCTCAGGCGCTGGGTCAGGGGGTCACCCACGTTCGACGGTCCGATCCACGACTACCGGGCCCTGATCGTCAACCACGAGATGGGGCACTTCCTCGGCTACACGCACATGACCTGCGCGGGCCCCGGTCAACTGGCTCCCGTCATGATGCAACAGATCAAGGGCCTGCACGGATGCGTCGCCAACGCCTGGCCCTACGACCGGAACGGTCACTTCGTCTCCGGGCCGCACGTGCTGTGA
- a CDS encoding GH1 family beta-glucosidase — MTIDLAALPEGFLWGTATSAYQIEGAVTEDGRSPSIWDTFSHTPGKIDNGDDGDLACDHYHRWREDIALMRQLGTNAYRLSVAWPRVVPGGDGQVNTKGLDFYDSLIDGLLEAGITPSVTLYHWDLPQVLQDRGGWPARETALHFASYAAVVAERLGDRVKHWTTLNEPLCSAWIGHLEGRMAPGLADITAAVPASYHLLLGHGLATQAIRAAVPDAQVGIVNNLASVEAATDRPEDVAAAHRLDGHTNRWWLDPVHGRGFPADMREVYGVELPEHPGDLETMAEPLDWLGLNYYFPSSVVDDPTGPIPQVSALRRPGVPRTAMDWEVEASGIERLLHRLTDDYGARKLYVTENGSAYPDVVRPDGTVHDPERTDYLERHLAACASAARKGVPLAGYFAWSLLDNFEWAYGYDKRFGLVHVDYKTQKRTVKGSGHRYADIIRQYGERGRNAA, encoded by the coding sequence GTGACCATCGACCTTGCCGCACTTCCCGAGGGCTTCCTGTGGGGCACGGCCACGTCGGCCTACCAGATCGAGGGCGCCGTCACCGAGGACGGCCGCTCACCCTCCATCTGGGACACCTTCTCGCACACCCCCGGCAAGATCGACAACGGTGACGACGGGGACCTCGCCTGCGATCACTACCACCGCTGGCGCGAGGACATCGCTCTGATGCGCCAACTCGGCACCAACGCCTACCGGTTGTCGGTCGCCTGGCCCCGCGTCGTGCCGGGCGGTGACGGCCAGGTCAACACGAAGGGCCTCGACTTCTACGACTCCCTGATCGACGGCCTGCTGGAGGCGGGCATCACCCCGTCGGTCACCCTCTACCACTGGGACCTGCCACAGGTGCTCCAGGACCGTGGAGGCTGGCCGGCCCGCGAGACGGCGCTGCACTTCGCCTCGTACGCGGCGGTCGTCGCGGAGCGGCTGGGTGACCGCGTCAAGCACTGGACCACCCTCAACGAGCCGCTCTGCTCGGCCTGGATCGGTCACCTGGAAGGGCGGATGGCCCCCGGCCTCGCGGACATCACGGCCGCGGTCCCCGCCTCGTACCATCTCCTCCTCGGGCACGGACTGGCCACCCAGGCGATCCGCGCGGCGGTCCCGGACGCCCAGGTCGGCATCGTGAACAACCTGGCCAGCGTGGAGGCGGCCACCGACCGCCCCGAGGACGTCGCGGCGGCCCACCGGCTCGACGGGCACACCAACCGCTGGTGGCTCGACCCGGTGCACGGCCGTGGCTTCCCGGCCGACATGCGCGAGGTGTACGGAGTCGAACTCCCGGAGCATCCGGGCGACTTGGAGACGATGGCCGAGCCGCTGGACTGGCTGGGCCTCAACTACTACTTCCCCTCCAGCGTCGTCGACGACCCCACCGGACCGATCCCCCAGGTCAGCGCGCTCCGCCGTCCCGGAGTGCCCCGCACCGCCATGGACTGGGAGGTCGAGGCCTCCGGCATCGAGCGCCTCCTGCACCGTCTGACGGACGACTACGGCGCCCGCAAGCTGTACGTCACGGAGAACGGCTCCGCCTACCCGGACGTCGTCCGACCCGACGGAACGGTCCACGATCCGGAGCGCACGGACTATCTGGAGCGCCACCTCGCCGCCTGCGCGTCGGCGGCCCGTAAGGGTGTCCCCCTCGCGGGCTACTTCGCCTGGTCCCTTCTCGACAACTTCGAGTGGGCCTACGGGTACGACAAGCGCTTCGGACTCGTGCACGTCGACTACAAGACACAGAAGCGCACGGTGAAGGGCAGCGGACACCGGTACGCGGACATCATCCGCCAGTACGGGGAGCGGGGGCGCAACGCGGCGTAA